In Mytilus trossulus isolate FHL-02 chromosome 14, PNRI_Mtr1.1.1.hap1, whole genome shotgun sequence, a genomic segment contains:
- the LOC134696565 gene encoding uncharacterized protein LOC134696565, whose product MEYLANFLNAVIVLPFTAGDASENQHVSTYLRPHDGSVSGIIILSSVLVIAFLAMFGIRLVDANVNKTKPYFTMHSYLYVTIILSIVVFIAHFIIHRVNRADRSRKADAIAKLKLGFLWIFTSGSILYAFVKIIRIPCKENIVNQYRSVGCIDKNSTYYNGYVEANISFHCTQILFYFLQSLFIHFFIRGCFKNSWIVYYSLVLIVLANISQWAHYFSGVYQDKGTRIYNLNCSISNYSIDSCYGETVLIKIEPYLTPVEMEYFLLSMIFIAELWPSNNSCTHEVNVLELDLANEYTPFKSSTNRLTRVCWSKSVRTTLCVICVVILFLPCYIFGYFASAESEQKNKTVNVRMKTADILYDMFLSLIKTTFVVISFYMISKSSYFRPLQRKEGFHFHHKMIIASFLGSIGYLSLIIFSSIHGEKANLLIAQKVLTIIELYFQLICILQLNNYKKYQRGVGEYIYLALSIFNLCDWIDDSFFGAVSVYDNEALQYVYDTATQRHITNFLFPFLIFFRFESFVFIYGTFRQTLSNGIFIESTEHLLFDEI is encoded by the coding sequence ATGGAGTACCTGGCAAACTTTTTAAATGCCGTCATTGTTTTGCCATTTACAGCTGGAGATGCATCTGAAAACCAACATGTCAGTACTTATTTACGACCTCACGATGGTAGTGTCAGCGGAATAATTATTCTTTCAAGCGTCTTGGTGATAGCGTTTCTTGCAATGTTTGGAATACGATTGGTGGATGCAAACGTTAACAAGACCAAACCATATTTTACAATGCATTCATATCTTTATGTCACAATCATCTTATCTATAGTTGTTTTTATCGCCCATTTCATCATACATCGGGTTAATCGTGCAGACCGTTCCAGAAAAGCTGACGCCATTGCCAAATTAAAACTTGGATTTTTATGGATATTTACAAGTGGAAGTATTTTGTATGCCTTTGTTAAAATAATCAGAATTCCATGCAAAGAGAACATTGTTAATCAATATAGAAGTGTTGGGTGTATAGACAAAAACTCTACTTATTACAATGGCTATGTAGAGGCTAACATCAGTTTTCATTGCactcaaattttattttattttctccaGTCTTTATTTATCCATTTCTTTATTCGTGGCTGCTTTAAAAATTCATGGATAGTCTATTATAGCCTTGTCTTGATCGTTCTGGCAAACATTTCACAATGGGCGCATTATTTTTCTGGTGTATACCAAGACAAAGGGACAAGAATCTATAACCTGAATTGTTCCATTAGTAATTATTCAATTGACAGCTGCTACGGGGAAACAGTTTTGATAAAGATAGAGCCATACCTAACACCAGTTGAAATGGAATATTTCCTTTTATCGATGATTTTTATTGCTGAACTTTGGCCATCCAATAACAGCTGCACACATGAAGTAAATGTGCTTGAATTGGATCTCGCAAATGAATATACGCCCTTTAAATCATCCACAAATAGATTAACAAGAGTATGTTGGTCAAAAAGTGTTCGAACCACTTTGTGCGTTATTTGTGTAGTTATATTATTTCTTCCCTGTTATATTTTTGGATACTTTGCATCAGCAGAGAGCGAGCAGAAGAACAAAACCGTCAATGTCAGAATGAAAACTGCAGATATTCtatatgatatgtttttatcattgatCAAGACAACCTTTGTGGTGATaagtttttatatgatttcaaaatcgTCTTATTTCAGACCTCTTCAACGAAAAGAGGGCTTCCATTTTCATCATAAGATGATAATTGCTAGTTTCCTAGGTTCCATTGGATATTTatcattaataattttttcaagCATACATGGTGAAAAAGCAAATTTGTTAATCGCTCAAAAAGTTCTTACGATAATAGAACTCTACTTTCAGTTAATTTGTATTCTCCAATTgaacaactataaaaaatatcagCGAGGTGTTGGTGAGTATATTTATCTTGCACTGTCAATATTCAATCTTTGCGACTGGATTGATGACAGCTTTTTTGGAGCTGTGTCCGTATATGACAATGAAGCTTTACAATACGTATATGATACCGCAACTCAGAGACACATTACTAAttttttatttccctttttaaTCTTCTTTAGATTtgaatcatttgtttttatttatggtACTTTTCGCCAAACCTTGTCTAATGGCATTTTTATAGAGAGCACTGAACATTTACTATTTGATGAGATTTGA